The Oryza brachyantha chromosome 7, ObraRS2, whole genome shotgun sequence genomic interval GTGCTTAATTAATCTCTATAAGTGCTCGCTAACTTTATCATTGTTTAATAAAAGCTAAAGACAAGTCAGCTCAGCTCCTAGCTAACCGACCCAatattttcgcttctgctgcttatagccaaaatttaaatttttaaccttaaatttaaaacggATTTTGGCGTTTCTgatgatagtttattttctactcttgaaatataaatatatatatatatactatttataaattatattttatttgcaaatatttcaGTTGGAAAAGGCCAAACAATCGCTCCACACCTGTTGGGTTTAATCTCACCGACTCAGACAAATTAAAGCACCaagtaaattttgtttaaatgaAAGTTCACCCAATACATACAATTTCGTACTCAATAATAAGAAGTACAAGTTTTCAGTATGCCCATTATACTTCAAATCTCAAATATCTATTTTCTTTACATATAAACAATGTGATATACTTGTACTCAACAAATAGATAGTACCAAattatacgtatttttagtgtGTTAGTAAAAACTAGCACATGATTAACTTTAGGATGATTGAAATAATCGCACGAACCAGTACATGACGGCCGCTACAAGCTTAAACTATCAAAAACACGTATTTTTGGATCCGGTgatcattttatcttttttataaaaactatttttacatGGCTATTTAAAACGTGCGTCAATTATCTTGATGTCTCGTGGTCAACTCCAACGTAGGTTCGTCGAACCCCAAAAAACACATCATCAACCCCACATATCTTTCCTCTAGAATCTTCCTATCCATACCAAACTATCACTGATATCATATGCACATTGCAATGCATTACTACCCCAGCTTAGCTGGGTGACTTAGgtcaatgcatgcatgcatgcatgcgtgggCTTTAGGGTTTGAAAAGCCCTCCTCCCTACCATTGACAAATCTAggattttaaataaaaatgtatccgctaaaaattatcatatataatttaataaatctattttacgTTATCTGCTACGTAATGTTTGCTCTCATGTATTTAGGTGGGTTTTTTTTGGAACTTAACTTTCCAAATCTAAGGGGTAAGCCAATGCCTATCTGGCATCCACCCTTGGTCTCTAACGCCATGGACACAGTGATTAtcatcataaaaaaactaaaaaaaattataatcataCTGGACTACGATTTTAAAAGTCTATGCAGAAACATCAACCTTGATGGGCACCACTCTATCTATGCATTCCCAACTGAACCAACAATTTACAAACAACATgctaataataaatctaggtCACTGACGGCGACAACGAATGAGTTGAAGAGGAGGAACAAGCTGTGTCTGCAAGGCATCCGGCCCACACATCACCGATAAGGGCGATGGGGACAGTACAATGCTCAGCGTACAATGCTCAGcgtgtttcttttatttgatagGAATAACTTTTCaatctatgtttaatcatttattttatttaaaaattttgttcaaataagtaaaattataatCGATTGGAATGAAATGGAATACAAGATTATCAAAACAATGTAGAATTAGGGTGCTCTATCAATAAAAATcctatggatttttttaaaaaaagaactgcAAGAATAACTGTTTGGATTGAGCACATaaaaagcataaaaaatagaaaagagatagaaacaaattagtttttttttcaaaaggtcAGACCTTATGTTAAAACTCCTCCAAAACTCCTATGTTTTGAGGCATTCAAGAGAATTTCCAAAGAAATTTTGAACAGacatttctttgttttaaagAGCTATATAGGAAATTATTTTCAATAGGAATCTTATCCGTCAAAATTTTCCTAAAGTTTCCTTGTTCCAAATGAGCATTAGGTCATGATCAAAGTatcattaataataaaattaaattacaatataaattataaattataattttttaataatatgaatatagaTCCGAGAGTCACGgtaccaaataaaaaattgaagataGTACTAATCTTTTGTTTCGCATCTCAATTTAGCCTTTAGTTTAGTTATACAAGTCGTggcataaatttaaaatttaaaaattaaattaagttagttttagaattttttatcatatttattttcaaacatttgtattttaaattactaaaaacaCACGTATATACAAAGTTAGggctataaaataattttcgaTAGCTGATAAAATACCATCAACGTAAGCCAAGCGACCGGCCTTTCCGCCTCTTTCAGTGCTGAAAATTCTTGATGCGTTTGTGCAGTGGCAGTGGCAGGCAGCGTGCAGGGGAGCATCTGGAATCGGATTTTATGCGCccagaagctagctagcttgcaggGTTGCTGCATGCCTCTGAATAGCTTGGTGATTTGGTAAAGAATGGTGTGTGCTTCACTGAGGTTGAAACTAGGATTTTCTTTTAAGATATTGTGCATGTGAAGAGGTTCCTCTCCTTAGCTAGACAAGGTTGAGTATATGCTTTAGGATAATAGTTCTTTTTAGTTTAGCGGTGTTAGAAAAGTAGATAAGACCCTGTTTGGTTTAGATGACTAATCCATTAGTCCCTTCACTTTAGTCTCTAAAAACCCAAACAGGAAGGAATAAAAGGaatcaaaattatattagtctattagtcCCTTCCATAGATACTTATTGGAACTAAAATTTACTTTCACACCAACCCCctaacaaaaatttttatatataatgcatTTTTAGTCTCTCTAAACAAATAGTTGAGACTAAAGATTCTGGACCTTTAGTCCagagactaatttttagtcctacGACTAaaaccaaacaccacctaaatacGGTGGAATTCATGATACAAATGGTATGTGAAAGCTATTTAAAGTATTACTCcgtccgtttcataatgtaagatgttttagctatgctttgattcatctattaaacaatgtatattgtttatatatatgtctagatttattgatatttatataaatttaagatacgctagaaaatcttacattatgaaacggaggaggtagtattatatatCTTGTTTCATAGTTgaagtaattaataactatCTATAGTTTAATTGTTGAATAAGTATTTGAGAAACGTATTATGCGATTGTCATCTTTGATGGAATCATGCGCATAGATTCATTATTATGAAAAGCAGGCCACATGCTTTATCTGAATAAGTTGAATTCACATGCGTGTATTTTAAATGGTGGCATACTagttgcttttctttttgtgaGGGGCCATGCTAGTTGTTTAGCATTATCTTTTAGAGGAGTCTATTATAAATCAACTTTGCATGTTTTGCAAAGACCTTTGGTACCATATTGTGTTCCCAAAGGAAAAGGTAAGGAAAGttctttgaaagaaaaaaaatccattaagGAAACAAGTCACCATCCAACATATACTTATTTGTTAGCACTTTGTTCTCTATACGTTATAACTTTTGGCTCAACGGAAAAGGTAAAAtaacttgagatatttttggcTCAATCAATAAACTTAAGAAAAAGTCAAGTTACTTTTCACTTGGGAGTAAATTAAATGATGAGAAAAAACGATGGGTCAGGTAGGAACCTGTACCAATATGggtgtttaatttttataaggATATGTTGAGCTCGAAATTGGATCTTATAGTTTAGGCAATACATTCCTTACAATAATTTAAGACACCAAACGATCTAACCCTTAATGCATCTGTTCTTTTAATCCTCAACAAAATATCTTCTTATATAGAATAAAAGTCAAATTTAAGCTTTAATATTTCTCTCCTTCTAtatcaataaatttatctactcccttcgtttcaaaatataaatatttttagatttaaatcttataaaaaatataaatgtttctaACACTATTCACATTAATACTTATTACATTCaatcaattatttaaaattatttatattttattctcaaCTAACCTCTCCTGCTTCCGTCCATTCCTAATTTATTAAGATGCactataatttttcttttcaacctTAATATCTTCTAAACcacctataaatatttatatattaggaTAGAGTTGGTACTAGTTAACAAAGCTAAGAAACCACTATATCTTCTAAACcacctataaatatttatatattaggaTAGAGTTGGTACTAGTTAACAAAGCTAAGAAACCACTATTAATAACTATGGTACATGACATAAAGGGGCTTAAAAAGCTTCCATacatcgaacacaactccaaGTGAATATATAAATGGTCGTTTGGGGTGCCTTGAGAGTTCTCGCTCAAACGGGTTAATTCAACCGGCGACGCACAAAATTAAATGCTTGACTTAGACACGATTTTGAGGGCACCAAACAAAAATGCCCTATAACCGCCTAATCACTGtgcttagagcatcccaacagcttatctaaatttgatcatccatatattcatttagatgatcatctaaactagtttcattcTTTATATCTCCTTGTACTCCACTGGatcattcatatctttatttagacAGAcagttcatctaaatttagtcatacatatcttcatttggatgatcatctaaactagtttcattcTTTTATATCTCCttgtactccactagatcatccatatcttcatttaggCAGGCAGTACTAAAAGTGGCAACAAGCCCACCACAAAATAGACGGGTTAACACcggatgcaaaaaaaatcctggACAGTAGAGTTACGATGTGCTGCTCTTGTCTGTGTCTTCCCATCAGTTTCCCATTGCAGTGAAAACTGAAAACCCAAAAAGGAACTTCACAGGAAgaaaataacagaaaaaaaatcacgtttTTTGGGGCACTCATTGGCGCTTGTCTTCTTCTCATGAAGAAAATAGAGATGCTAGTAGTACAAGACAGCCAGAATTATTCATCTCCACTTCTATATGACCACAAGAAACTCGGCTAGGAGTAGTCTTTATCCTTTGCTTCCACTTGATCACTCCACTCATCCCATTTTCTTCTTCCATTAAGAATCTCCCCTTGCAAAAGCATTTCTTCGTTGGTGAGAGATTTGTgttgaactttttttcttgaattctTGTTGTGGGGTAGGGCCGCAAGGGCGCAAGCGCCGCGAGGCAAGGCATAACAGCTAAAAGTTGCAATCTTTATCGGTTTTGGATTCCTCCTCCTTCGAGGCTCCAACCCATCCTGGTCCCCCGAAAAAAGGAGAGATCTTTTTGGTGCATGATCCGATCCGTTGTTGTTTGCTGTTGTTGCCTTGCTGCGGAAAGATTTGCTCCTTTTCTTGGTCTGTTTCTTGGCCGGGTTCGGCCCTTGGTGGTGCAGTTCCTGGAGTCACATGGTTGGTGTGGGCAGTTCTTGATCCAGGCTCAGATTGAAACTGGCGTTTGGTTTCTTCCAAGGTGGAGATTGCTGGCTCCGGGGAGCAGTTCTTGGTCGCATTCCGGGttgtgggtggtggtggtggtggtggtccgTTCTTGATCCGCTCTCTTGGGTGATTTGATTGATGTGGTGGGTTTTCTTGGAGCTCGGTTCCCCAATTCGCCATTTTGATGAGGAGCTCCCACTGTGAGAGCTACTGCGCTCCTCCCTTGTGCAACATCCCCTGCCTCCCCAAATCCAAAGACGATTCGACCGCGGAcgatgtcgccgccgccgcttctccAACTCCGGCCACCGGCGTCGCAGCAGCTTTGGCTGAGGACAAGCCTCCTCCGGTGCAGAAGATTGAGGCTGCGACGGCAGACAAGGACGACAACGACAACGACGATGATGAGGCTAGCAAGGAAGTGGTGGTGACAGTGGTTCCCAAGAGTAGCCTGAAGAAGACTAGTTGTGAGGACAGTAAGAATGTGGTGAAAGGCAATGTGAAATGGATGGATTTGCTGGGGAAGGATCTCGCTGAAGTCAAAGAATTTGAGCCAAGGTAACATGTTGTGTTCTTCCCATATTTATTTACCTACTACTGTCTATTTGAAATGTCTGGTGAATTTGGTGTGATGTAGTGTCAAATTGCAGAACGCATCTTGTGATATTTGTGTTCATCGATTTGGGTAGAGACATTTGCGATAGCGGAAATGTAGAATGAGGAATGTCTCTAATATCTAGAGGAATGTTCTGGTCTTAGGTAATTGTTTCATGCATTTGCTATAAGTCATGGTCATCTGTAGTTGGTTGATATTAGGGGTTATCAAATGACTGAGTCAATGGTTGTTTTTTGCCTTCTGCCCCTTGATGATGATGGATTTCTTTTGCTATTCCGATGTAGTGGTTGTGTAAGATGTTAACGGGGCACATCGTTAAAGTATTATTAACTCTACTATATTTTGACCTTGGCTTTGGTGTGTAAGCATAGATGCGGCTGCTGTGAGCACAATCCATCTGATCATGATCTGATTAAGTAATCAGATGGCTGGGGTCATACTCTGAAGAAGTAAAGATAAATTGTTATTTATCACAATAagttactaaaaataaaatctcagTTTGTCTTTGTTTGAATAATGGTGGAGACCAAGCAATCTTCTTCCCTATTGGGTAGCCACCTTATAGTCCTAAATGcgatcagtttttttttccaataggTCCAAAATTGGCGGTTTTCTTCAATGCAGCAAGAAAACGTAATCGAATATCCAAATTACATTTGTCGCTATCTATATTTAGGCAAGTCCACCTGTCTAAATTGGGACGCTTTTACGGTGCCTCTTACTTATAGGAGGCAAGTAGTGTAGTAGGTGAATATATAACCGTTGATTTTGATGAATATTTTCGTCATTTGTTTAAGGAAGGTAGAGGgtcaatttattaatttaaattaatttggttgAGTTTGCTAGGAGAGGTCCAACACTGTTGTTGTCGATGCCCTAGGTTTTgcgaaaaagcaaaaaaaaaaaaaaacgtgtgtcgtcgccgcctgtTTTTCTACCACCATCTCCCGTGTCGTCCATCCAGCTCCGGCGTCGCCTCCCATCCACCTCCGAGATTTGCCTCAGCTAAAAACAAACTTGTGTTGTCGACgtgataaatttaattaaatgtttgatctgAGATTTGGTACAACGGTTTGGAGTAATGAAATGCTCGGAGTACAACTGGAACGAAAGCAGGGCCCAGtaccggccggcggcggcggtggcaccTACCTAGCCCAAGCCGCCATGCGTCTATTTAGTTAGATGCATTGACAATACCCTTGATTGACTAATTATTTACAACAatgacatatatttatttccacTAATAACCTTATACTGCACTACTAtacaatctaaaagccaaagtaTTAACTCATCTGGACCGTTAAATGACATGCATTGGATGGCTACCATATAAAGCAAGGTACactaaaaaaatccctaaatTGAGGCCTTGTCACCTTGCACTGCATTGGGGTTGTTGCATCCTTTGCTTTTAGTCAGTTTTTCTTTGTATTTTGAGCTTGCTTTGTGTAAAATGTAAACCTGAAGCTCTGCAGgagatttgactttttctataCAGCAGTTGTATCCATGCAGCAGCCGTAGTCAGATTTAAGGTGTTACATGGacatcatatttgtaaatacagATCCAGTCCATCTGTCAGCAAAATGATCTGAATATGTGCTgctcaactaattaatcattagtGCATTTACCAAGCCTTTCCagatctttttcttctccaaaCTTATACGTCATAATGGAGATTTCATTGTCAAGCTGccaatgttttgttttttgttgattCCATCTAAAGAGCTATTGTTCTGGTTTTTTCTTCAACTAGTTTGCAGCACATCAAGTGGGTAATTGTATATCACTTTCTATGACCCTCTCTACACAGCCAAGCTAAAAAGACCAAGCAAACTCTCAACACTTAAACCTTCATTTTCAGAAGAAGTCACTGGGTTCGTTGTGGTCTTTTGGATTGCTTCCAGCTGCTTTATATTATCGTATCATGAGTGGATACATTGAATGTTGATGATCTATGTCTTTCACATTCCCCATCGCTGCATTTAAACTATTAATGGCACATTAACACAAACATCTTTCGCTGTCTTCTTCTATGATGAAAATGCCACACTGACATAATTATCCATTGTTGTCACTTTCAGAGTTCCTTTCCTTTTACAGATCTATTTGATTTGATCCATTCTACACTAATTAGTGAATACATTGATTGCCATGAGCCCATGACTGTTCAAACCTCTGATTACAAcaccaaaaatcaactctaccATCGTTCTTGATACTTATACTACATTTTCTCAAGTGCAGCGAATCTGGAGACTCGGATGATGAAGACGGCAACACCTGCATCTGTGTCATCCAATGAGCACTCCCTGGAGATCATCCCTGTAAATTCTCTGAAAAGGAAAACCGAAAAACAAGTGTCTGGGTCAGCCATTAGTTTGTTTAATTGTCAGTAGAGAGATCAACAGAGATCACCCCCATTGTGTTGTGGTTTATCTGGATGGAGTTGGCCTGTGTTGTTGtatcagcagcagcatcagcagTACATGTTGCACATGCATAGCTTTAGAGTTTTAGAAGATTCCTGCCAAATCTGATCATGTTCTTGTCTGATTTTTGTTCTGGTAACCTGGCTGAGTGGTTGGTGTGTTGTGGTGGCTGGCTGATCAGCATTGTATTGGTCTGATTGGATTGCCTGAAATGTGGGTCTCTTCTGTATGCTCACCGTCATGGGCCGCGCAACCTGGGTTGAGCTGGGCTTAACTTGGGCTTGGGCCATGGAGTCTAAGGACGTCGACCCAGTTTGGGACGAAGTTCAGACTTCCAGACCAACATCATTCATACTAATCATAATTatactataaattttaaattaaacagTTTGATTACGTAGGATTAAGCCTGATGTTTTTTGGATGGTGTCGGTAACTTTTGgacatatatttaacaatttattttacttaaaaaattatatcataattatttattttttctatgatttGGTTTTTCATTAGATGTACTTAAAgcataacttaaaattttaaaaatatgaagaatagtaaaatatatgttcaaaAGTTAATTTCTATCTCTGTCATataatataagggattttggatatacaagtatacaactgcatatcaaaaatatcttatgTTGCTTatagacggaggtagtattaaaaACTAGAGGGAGTGGTTTGCataaaaatcatgtaaaatttcTCATGAAATTACTGGtccatcaattttatattatgagatattttgcttatatttagattcattacgTCGTATGAACCAAGGCAACGGATGCATTCGAAGATCTTTTTTCCCCGGCTGGTCTTACATGTGGGCCCGCATGCTCAGAGGAGAGGAGCACAAAGCAGATGACCAACCCCACAAAGCAGGAGAGAAAAtggcaggtggggcccaccacgCAGAGAGAGATGTCTCGCTCGTGCCGCGTGTAGGTGTGGCCGTTTCACTGCTCCCGAAATCCagctccgcctcgcctcgaTCCCCAAatcacctccacctccgccggaGACGGCGCCCCTCCGCTCCGGCAGGCATGGCCTCCTCCGGTGGCTCGGCCGGCCGCGAACCCTACgacgaggaggccgccgcggccccaCGCCGCCCGCTCGAGCTCGACGGCCGCGGGGACGCCTCCTCCGACCACCACCGCTCGGGTGAGCTCGGgattctcctcctctcccgccggGTTCGGGGCCGCGTAATTGGCCAG includes:
- the LOC102699798 gene encoding uncharacterized protein LOC102699798; its protein translation is MRSSHCESYCAPPLCNIPCLPKSKDDSTADDVAAAASPTPATGVAAALAEDKPPPVQKIEAATADKDDNDNDDDEASKEVVVTVVPKSSLKKTSCEDSKNVVKGNVKWMDLLGKDLAEVKEFEPSESGDSDDEDGNTCICVIQ